In one window of Eubalaena glacialis isolate mEubGla1 chromosome 13, mEubGla1.1.hap2.+ XY, whole genome shotgun sequence DNA:
- the MLXIPL gene encoding carbohydrate-responsive element-binding protein isoform X2 — translation MATAGALAGLVAGLQGPRVVPSPDSDSDTDSEDPSTRRSAGGLLRSQVIHSGHFMVSSPHSDSLTRRRDPEGPLGLADFGPRSIDPTLTRLFECMSLAYSGKLVSPKWKNFKGLKLLCRDKIRLNNAIWRAWYIQYVERRKSPVCGFVTPLQGPEADEHRKPEAVVLEGNYWKRRIEVVMREYHKWRIYYKKRLRKSSREGDLLTPKQVEGGWQPPERWCEQLFTSVVPVLLAGPEEETGGRQLLALDCFLSDISDTLFTMTQPGPTPLQLPPEDAYVGNADMIQPDLTPLQPSLDDFMEISDFFTNYRPPQTPTPSSFLEPPSFGPMADPVLSSGILGSEVPSACSGMTHLSGHNRLQAWSSCPGPLDSSAFLSSDFLLPEDPKPKLPPTPAGPPLLQYPSSAKGLGLEPCAPPPFPPVAPLPAMLQEEPLFSPRFSFPPVPPAPGVSPPSAPMAFAPTPPLGPGPAPAPFPIDLLPSGYSEPLFGPHFTVPQGTRPRGKPPTQSPRGRRPSPPTLAPATAGGNNPCLAQLLTAAKPEQALEPAHVSSALLRSPGSPEIVPEFPCTFFPPTPAPTPPRPPPGPATLAPPRPLIVPKAERLSPPAPSGGERRLSGELNSLPGPGTLSVCISSPQRVLSRGHPDNKTETRRITHISAEQKRRFNIKLGFDTLHGLVSTLSTQPNLKMSKATTLQKTAEYIAMLQQERAAKQEEAQQLRDQIEELNAAIKWVGGALQALGQGACGLTPRPDLPRAPSLCQQQLPATGVPITHQRFDQMRDMFDDYVRTRTLHNWKFWVFSILIRPLFESFNGMVSTASLQSLRQTSLAWLDQYCSLPALRPTVLNSLRQLSTSTSILTDPDCIPEQATRAVTEGTLGKSL, via the exons ATGGCCACGGCCGGAGCGCTGGCGGGTCTGGTCGCGGGCTTGCAGGGCCCGCGGGTCGTCCCCAGCCCGGATTCGGACTCAGACACAGACTCGGAGGACCCAAGTACCCGGCGCAGCGCAGGCGGGCTACTCCGCTCGCAGGTCATCCACAGCGGTCACTTCATGGTGTCATCGCCGCACAGCGACTCGCTGACCCGGCGGCGCGACCCGGAGGGGCCCCTGGGGCTCGCCGACTTCGGGCCGCGCAGCATCGACCCCACACTCACCCGCCTCTTCGAGTGCATGAGCCTGGCCTACAG TGGCAAGCTGGTTTCTCCCAAGTGGAAGAATTTCAAAGGCCTCAAGCTGCTGTGCCGGGACAAGATCCGCCTCAACAACGCCATCTGGAGGGCCTGGTATATCCAGT ATGTGGAGCGGAGGAAGAGCCCCGTGTGTGGCTTCGTGACCCCCCTGCAGGGGCCTGAGGCTGATGAGCACCGGAAACCGGAG GCCGTCGTCTTGGAGGGGAATTATTGGAAGCGGCGCATCGAGGTGGTGATGCGCGAGTACCATAAGTGGCGCATCTACTACAAGAAGCGG CTCCGTAAGTCCAGCAGGGAAGGGGATCTCCTGACCCCAAAGCAG GTGGAAGGGGGGTGGCAGCCACCGGAGCGATGGTGCGAGCAGCTTTTCACCAGCGTGGTGCCCGTCCTGCTGGCGGGCCCAGAGGAGGAGACCGGTGGGCGGCAGCTTCTGGCTCTCGATTGCTTTCTGTCCGACATCTCCGACACGCTCTTCACCATGACTCAGCCCGGCCCTACACCCCTGCAACTGCCCCCCGAGGATG CCTATGTCGGCAACGCTGACATGATCCAGCCGGACCTGACGCCTCTGCAGCCCAGCCTGGATGACTTCATGGAGATCTCAG ATTTCTTCACCAATTACCGCCCCCCACAGACGCCTACACCTTCAAGCTTCCTGGAGCCCCCCAGCTTCGGCCCCATGGCTGACCCTGTCCTCAGCAGTGGGATCCTGGGCTCGGAGGTGCCCTCTGCCTGCTCGGGCATGACCCACCTCTCGGGACATAACCGCCTGCAG GCTTGGAGCAGCTGCCCTGGCCCTCTGGACTCCAGTGCCTTCCTGAGCTCTGATTTCCTCCTTCCTGAAGACCCCAAGCCCAAGCTCCCACCCACTCCCGCAGGCCCACCCCTCCTCCAATACCCCAGCTCTGCCAAGGGGCTTGgcctggaaccctgtgccccaccccctttccctcccGTGGCTCCGCTGCCTGCTATGCTGCAGGAAGAGCCTCTCTTCTCTCCCAGATTCTCTTTCCCTCCTGTCCCTCCTGCCCCGGGAGTGTCCCCACCATCTGCTCCCATGGCCTTCGCACCCACCCCCCCGCTGGGTCCaggccctgcccccgcccccttccccatAGACCTTCTACCCTCGGGGTATTCGGAGCCCCTGTTCGGGCCTCACTTCACCGTGCCCCAAGGCACTCGGCCCAGAGGCAAGCCCCCTACCCAGTCCCCCAGGGGGCGGAGGCCCAGCCCCCCCACCTTGGCCCCTGCCACTGCCGGGGGCAACAATCCCTGCCTCGCACAGCTGCTCACAGCAG CCAAGCCTGAGCAAGCCCTGGAACCAGCGCATGTGTCCAGCGCCCTCCTCCGGTCCCCAGGGTCCCCG GAGATAGTCCCCGAGTTCCCCTGCACCTTCTTTCCCCCGACCCCGGCCCCTACACCGCCCCGACCACCTCCGGGTCCAGCCACATTggcccctcccaggcccctgATTGTCCCCAAAGCGGAGCGGCTCTCGCCCCCAGCACCCAGCG GTGGTGAGCGGCGGCTGTCCGGGGAGCTCAACTCCCTGCCGGGCCCGGGGACTCTGAGCGTGTGCATCTCTTCCCCTCAACGTGTCCTAAGCCGGGGCCATCCGGACAACAAG ACCGAAACCCGGCGCATCACACACATCTCTGCGGAGCAGAAGCGGCGCTTCAACATCAAGCTGGGGTTTGACACTCTGCACGGGTTGGTGAGCACGCTCAGCACCCAGCCCAACCTCAAG ATGAGCAAAGCCACCACGCTGCAGAAGACGGCCGAGTACATCGCCATGCTGCAGCAGGAGCGAGCCGCCAAGCAGGAGGAGGCCCAGCAGCTCCGGGACCAGATCGAGGAGCTCAATGCCGCCATCAAGTGGGTGGGGGGGGCCCTGCAGGCGCTGGGCCAGGGGGCCTGCGGCCTGACTCCCCGCCCTGACCTGCCCCGTGCCCCCAGCCTGTGCCAGCAGCAGCTGCCTGCTACGGGAGTGCCCATCACACACCAGCGGTTCGACCAAATGCGAGACATGTTCGATGACTATGTCCGGACCCGCACGCTGCATAACTGGAAGTTCTGGGTA TTCAGCATCCTCATCCGGCCTCTGTTCGAGTCCTTCAATGGGATGGTGTCTACGGCAAGCCTGCAGAGCCTCCGCCAGACCTCACTGGCCTGGCTGGACCAGTACTGCTCCCTGCCTGCTCTCCGACCAA cTGTTCTGAACTCCCTACGCCAGCTGAGTACATCTACCAGTATCCTGACGGACCCGGACTGTATACCCGAGCAAGCCACACGGGCAGTCACAGAGGGCACCCTTGGCAAATCTTTATAG
- the MLXIPL gene encoding carbohydrate-responsive element-binding protein isoform X1 produces MATAGALAGLVAGLQGPRVVPSPDSDSDTDSEDPSTRRSAGGLLRSQVIHSGHFMVSSPHSDSLTRRRDPEGPLGLADFGPRSIDPTLTRLFECMSLAYSGKLVSPKWKNFKGLKLLCRDKIRLNNAIWRAWYIQYVERRKSPVCGFVTPLQGPEADEHRKPEAVVLEGNYWKRRIEVVMREYHKWRIYYKKRLRKSSREGDLLTPKQVEGGWQPPERWCEQLFTSVVPVLLAGPEEETGGRQLLALDCFLSDISDTLFTMTQPGPTPLQLPPEDAYVGNADMIQPDLTPLQPSLDDFMEISDFFTNYRPPQTPTPSSFLEPPSFGPMADPVLSSGILGSEVPSACSGMTHLSGHNRLQAWSSCPGPLDSSAFLSSDFLLPEDPKPKLPPTPAGPPLLQYPSSAKGLGLEPCAPPPFPPVAPLPAMLQEEPLFSPRFSFPPVPPAPGVSPPSAPMAFAPTPPLGPGPAPAPFPIDLLPSGYSEPLFGPHFTVPQGTRPRGKPPTQSPRGRRPSPPTLAPATAGGNNPCLAQLLTAAKPEQALEPAHVSSALLRSPGSPQEIVPEFPCTFFPPTPAPTPPRPPPGPATLAPPRPLIVPKAERLSPPAPSGGERRLSGELNSLPGPGTLSVCISSPQRVLSRGHPDNKTETRRITHISAEQKRRFNIKLGFDTLHGLVSTLSTQPNLKMSKATTLQKTAEYIAMLQQERAAKQEEAQQLRDQIEELNAAIKWVGGALQALGQGACGLTPRPDLPRAPSLCQQQLPATGVPITHQRFDQMRDMFDDYVRTRTLHNWKFWVFSILIRPLFESFNGMVSTASLQSLRQTSLAWLDQYCSLPALRPTVLNSLRQLSTSTSILTDPDCIPEQATRAVTEGTLGKSL; encoded by the exons ATGGCCACGGCCGGAGCGCTGGCGGGTCTGGTCGCGGGCTTGCAGGGCCCGCGGGTCGTCCCCAGCCCGGATTCGGACTCAGACACAGACTCGGAGGACCCAAGTACCCGGCGCAGCGCAGGCGGGCTACTCCGCTCGCAGGTCATCCACAGCGGTCACTTCATGGTGTCATCGCCGCACAGCGACTCGCTGACCCGGCGGCGCGACCCGGAGGGGCCCCTGGGGCTCGCCGACTTCGGGCCGCGCAGCATCGACCCCACACTCACCCGCCTCTTCGAGTGCATGAGCCTGGCCTACAG TGGCAAGCTGGTTTCTCCCAAGTGGAAGAATTTCAAAGGCCTCAAGCTGCTGTGCCGGGACAAGATCCGCCTCAACAACGCCATCTGGAGGGCCTGGTATATCCAGT ATGTGGAGCGGAGGAAGAGCCCCGTGTGTGGCTTCGTGACCCCCCTGCAGGGGCCTGAGGCTGATGAGCACCGGAAACCGGAG GCCGTCGTCTTGGAGGGGAATTATTGGAAGCGGCGCATCGAGGTGGTGATGCGCGAGTACCATAAGTGGCGCATCTACTACAAGAAGCGG CTCCGTAAGTCCAGCAGGGAAGGGGATCTCCTGACCCCAAAGCAG GTGGAAGGGGGGTGGCAGCCACCGGAGCGATGGTGCGAGCAGCTTTTCACCAGCGTGGTGCCCGTCCTGCTGGCGGGCCCAGAGGAGGAGACCGGTGGGCGGCAGCTTCTGGCTCTCGATTGCTTTCTGTCCGACATCTCCGACACGCTCTTCACCATGACTCAGCCCGGCCCTACACCCCTGCAACTGCCCCCCGAGGATG CCTATGTCGGCAACGCTGACATGATCCAGCCGGACCTGACGCCTCTGCAGCCCAGCCTGGATGACTTCATGGAGATCTCAG ATTTCTTCACCAATTACCGCCCCCCACAGACGCCTACACCTTCAAGCTTCCTGGAGCCCCCCAGCTTCGGCCCCATGGCTGACCCTGTCCTCAGCAGTGGGATCCTGGGCTCGGAGGTGCCCTCTGCCTGCTCGGGCATGACCCACCTCTCGGGACATAACCGCCTGCAG GCTTGGAGCAGCTGCCCTGGCCCTCTGGACTCCAGTGCCTTCCTGAGCTCTGATTTCCTCCTTCCTGAAGACCCCAAGCCCAAGCTCCCACCCACTCCCGCAGGCCCACCCCTCCTCCAATACCCCAGCTCTGCCAAGGGGCTTGgcctggaaccctgtgccccaccccctttccctcccGTGGCTCCGCTGCCTGCTATGCTGCAGGAAGAGCCTCTCTTCTCTCCCAGATTCTCTTTCCCTCCTGTCCCTCCTGCCCCGGGAGTGTCCCCACCATCTGCTCCCATGGCCTTCGCACCCACCCCCCCGCTGGGTCCaggccctgcccccgcccccttccccatAGACCTTCTACCCTCGGGGTATTCGGAGCCCCTGTTCGGGCCTCACTTCACCGTGCCCCAAGGCACTCGGCCCAGAGGCAAGCCCCCTACCCAGTCCCCCAGGGGGCGGAGGCCCAGCCCCCCCACCTTGGCCCCTGCCACTGCCGGGGGCAACAATCCCTGCCTCGCACAGCTGCTCACAGCAG CCAAGCCTGAGCAAGCCCTGGAACCAGCGCATGTGTCCAGCGCCCTCCTCCGGTCCCCAGGGTCCCCG CAGGAGATAGTCCCCGAGTTCCCCTGCACCTTCTTTCCCCCGACCCCGGCCCCTACACCGCCCCGACCACCTCCGGGTCCAGCCACATTggcccctcccaggcccctgATTGTCCCCAAAGCGGAGCGGCTCTCGCCCCCAGCACCCAGCG GTGGTGAGCGGCGGCTGTCCGGGGAGCTCAACTCCCTGCCGGGCCCGGGGACTCTGAGCGTGTGCATCTCTTCCCCTCAACGTGTCCTAAGCCGGGGCCATCCGGACAACAAG ACCGAAACCCGGCGCATCACACACATCTCTGCGGAGCAGAAGCGGCGCTTCAACATCAAGCTGGGGTTTGACACTCTGCACGGGTTGGTGAGCACGCTCAGCACCCAGCCCAACCTCAAG ATGAGCAAAGCCACCACGCTGCAGAAGACGGCCGAGTACATCGCCATGCTGCAGCAGGAGCGAGCCGCCAAGCAGGAGGAGGCCCAGCAGCTCCGGGACCAGATCGAGGAGCTCAATGCCGCCATCAAGTGGGTGGGGGGGGCCCTGCAGGCGCTGGGCCAGGGGGCCTGCGGCCTGACTCCCCGCCCTGACCTGCCCCGTGCCCCCAGCCTGTGCCAGCAGCAGCTGCCTGCTACGGGAGTGCCCATCACACACCAGCGGTTCGACCAAATGCGAGACATGTTCGATGACTATGTCCGGACCCGCACGCTGCATAACTGGAAGTTCTGGGTA TTCAGCATCCTCATCCGGCCTCTGTTCGAGTCCTTCAATGGGATGGTGTCTACGGCAAGCCTGCAGAGCCTCCGCCAGACCTCACTGGCCTGGCTGGACCAGTACTGCTCCCTGCCTGCTCTCCGACCAA cTGTTCTGAACTCCCTACGCCAGCTGAGTACATCTACCAGTATCCTGACGGACCCGGACTGTATACCCGAGCAAGCCACACGGGCAGTCACAGAGGGCACCCTTGGCAAATCTTTATAG
- the MLXIPL gene encoding carbohydrate-responsive element-binding protein isoform X3, protein MATAGALAGLVAGLQGPRVVPSPDSDSDTDSEDPSTRRSAGGLLRSQVIHSGHFMVSSPHSDSLTRRRDPEGPLGLADFGPRSIDPTLTRLFECMSLAYSGKLVSPKWKNFKGLKLLCRDKIRLNNAIWRAWYIQYVERRKSPVCGFVTPLQGPEADEHRKPEAVVLEGNYWKRRIEVVMREYHKWRIYYKKRLRKSSREGDLLTPKQVEGGWQPPERWCEQLFTSVVPVLLAGPEEETGGRQLLALDCFLSDISDTLFTMTQPGPTPLQLPPEDAYVGNADMIQPDLTPLQPSLDDFMEISDFFTNYRPPQTPTPSSFLEPPSFGPMADPVLSSGILGSEVPSACSGMTHLSGHNRLQAWSSCPGPLDSSAFLSSDFLLPEDPKPKLPPTPAGPPLLQYPSSAKGLGLEPCAPPPFPPVAPLPAMLQEEPLFSPRFSFPPVPPAPGVSPPSAPMAFAPTPPLGPGPAPAPFPIDLLPSGYSEPLFGPHFTVPQGTRPRGKPPTQSPRGRRPSPPTLAPATAGGNNPCLAQLLTAAKPEQALEPAHVSSALLRSPGSPVRWRALGGGGEPRGFTPTLCPSPPQQEIVPEFPCTFFPPTPAPTPPRPPPGPATLAPPRPLIVPKAERLSPPAPSGGERRLSGELNSLPGPGTLSVCISSPQRVLSRGHPDNKTETRRITHISAEQKRRFNIKLGFDTLHGLVSTLSTQPNLKMSKATTLQKTAEYIAMLQQERAAKQEEAQQLRDQIEELNAAINLCQQQLPATGVPITHQRFDQMRDMFDDYVRTRTLHNWKFWVFSILIRPLFESFNGMVSTASLQSLRQTSLAWLDQYCSLPALRPTVLNSLRQLSTSTSILTDPDCIPEQATRAVTEGTLGKSL, encoded by the exons ATGGCCACGGCCGGAGCGCTGGCGGGTCTGGTCGCGGGCTTGCAGGGCCCGCGGGTCGTCCCCAGCCCGGATTCGGACTCAGACACAGACTCGGAGGACCCAAGTACCCGGCGCAGCGCAGGCGGGCTACTCCGCTCGCAGGTCATCCACAGCGGTCACTTCATGGTGTCATCGCCGCACAGCGACTCGCTGACCCGGCGGCGCGACCCGGAGGGGCCCCTGGGGCTCGCCGACTTCGGGCCGCGCAGCATCGACCCCACACTCACCCGCCTCTTCGAGTGCATGAGCCTGGCCTACAG TGGCAAGCTGGTTTCTCCCAAGTGGAAGAATTTCAAAGGCCTCAAGCTGCTGTGCCGGGACAAGATCCGCCTCAACAACGCCATCTGGAGGGCCTGGTATATCCAGT ATGTGGAGCGGAGGAAGAGCCCCGTGTGTGGCTTCGTGACCCCCCTGCAGGGGCCTGAGGCTGATGAGCACCGGAAACCGGAG GCCGTCGTCTTGGAGGGGAATTATTGGAAGCGGCGCATCGAGGTGGTGATGCGCGAGTACCATAAGTGGCGCATCTACTACAAGAAGCGG CTCCGTAAGTCCAGCAGGGAAGGGGATCTCCTGACCCCAAAGCAG GTGGAAGGGGGGTGGCAGCCACCGGAGCGATGGTGCGAGCAGCTTTTCACCAGCGTGGTGCCCGTCCTGCTGGCGGGCCCAGAGGAGGAGACCGGTGGGCGGCAGCTTCTGGCTCTCGATTGCTTTCTGTCCGACATCTCCGACACGCTCTTCACCATGACTCAGCCCGGCCCTACACCCCTGCAACTGCCCCCCGAGGATG CCTATGTCGGCAACGCTGACATGATCCAGCCGGACCTGACGCCTCTGCAGCCCAGCCTGGATGACTTCATGGAGATCTCAG ATTTCTTCACCAATTACCGCCCCCCACAGACGCCTACACCTTCAAGCTTCCTGGAGCCCCCCAGCTTCGGCCCCATGGCTGACCCTGTCCTCAGCAGTGGGATCCTGGGCTCGGAGGTGCCCTCTGCCTGCTCGGGCATGACCCACCTCTCGGGACATAACCGCCTGCAG GCTTGGAGCAGCTGCCCTGGCCCTCTGGACTCCAGTGCCTTCCTGAGCTCTGATTTCCTCCTTCCTGAAGACCCCAAGCCCAAGCTCCCACCCACTCCCGCAGGCCCACCCCTCCTCCAATACCCCAGCTCTGCCAAGGGGCTTGgcctggaaccctgtgccccaccccctttccctcccGTGGCTCCGCTGCCTGCTATGCTGCAGGAAGAGCCTCTCTTCTCTCCCAGATTCTCTTTCCCTCCTGTCCCTCCTGCCCCGGGAGTGTCCCCACCATCTGCTCCCATGGCCTTCGCACCCACCCCCCCGCTGGGTCCaggccctgcccccgcccccttccccatAGACCTTCTACCCTCGGGGTATTCGGAGCCCCTGTTCGGGCCTCACTTCACCGTGCCCCAAGGCACTCGGCCCAGAGGCAAGCCCCCTACCCAGTCCCCCAGGGGGCGGAGGCCCAGCCCCCCCACCTTGGCCCCTGCCACTGCCGGGGGCAACAATCCCTGCCTCGCACAGCTGCTCACAGCAG CCAAGCCTGAGCAAGCCCTGGAACCAGCGCATGTGTCCAGCGCCCTCCTCCGGTCCCCAGGGTCCCCGGTAAGATGGCGGGCACTGGGAGGTGGCGGTGAACCCCGGGGCTTCACCCCgactctctgcccttctccaCCCCAGCAGGAGATAGTCCCCGAGTTCCCCTGCACCTTCTTTCCCCCGACCCCGGCCCCTACACCGCCCCGACCACCTCCGGGTCCAGCCACATTggcccctcccaggcccctgATTGTCCCCAAAGCGGAGCGGCTCTCGCCCCCAGCACCCAGCG GTGGTGAGCGGCGGCTGTCCGGGGAGCTCAACTCCCTGCCGGGCCCGGGGACTCTGAGCGTGTGCATCTCTTCCCCTCAACGTGTCCTAAGCCGGGGCCATCCGGACAACAAG ACCGAAACCCGGCGCATCACACACATCTCTGCGGAGCAGAAGCGGCGCTTCAACATCAAGCTGGGGTTTGACACTCTGCACGGGTTGGTGAGCACGCTCAGCACCCAGCCCAACCTCAAG ATGAGCAAAGCCACCACGCTGCAGAAGACGGCCGAGTACATCGCCATGCTGCAGCAGGAGCGAGCCGCCAAGCAGGAGGAGGCCCAGCAGCTCCGGGACCAGATCGAGGAGCTCAATGCCGCCATCAA CCTGTGCCAGCAGCAGCTGCCTGCTACGGGAGTGCCCATCACACACCAGCGGTTCGACCAAATGCGAGACATGTTCGATGACTATGTCCGGACCCGCACGCTGCATAACTGGAAGTTCTGGGTA TTCAGCATCCTCATCCGGCCTCTGTTCGAGTCCTTCAATGGGATGGTGTCTACGGCAAGCCTGCAGAGCCTCCGCCAGACCTCACTGGCCTGGCTGGACCAGTACTGCTCCCTGCCTGCTCTCCGACCAA cTGTTCTGAACTCCCTACGCCAGCTGAGTACATCTACCAGTATCCTGACGGACCCGGACTGTATACCCGAGCAAGCCACACGGGCAGTCACAGAGGGCACCCTTGGCAAATCTTTATAG
- the MLXIPL gene encoding carbohydrate-responsive element-binding protein isoform X4, producing the protein MATAGALAGLVAGLQGPRVVPSPDSDSDTDSEDPSTRRSAGGLLRSQVIHSGHFMVSSPHSDSLTRRRDPEGPLGLADFGPRSIDPTLTRLFECMSLAYSGKLVSPKWKNFKGLKLLCRDKIRLNNAIWRAWYIQYVERRKSPVCGFVTPLQGPEADEHRKPEAVVLEGNYWKRRIEVVMREYHKWRIYYKKRLRKSSREGDLLTPKQVEGGWQPPERWCEQLFTSVVPVLLAGPEEETGGRQLLALDCFLSDISDTLFTMTQPGPTPLQLPPEDAYVGNADMIQPDLTPLQPSLDDFMEISDFFTNYRPPQTPTPSSFLEPPSFGPMADPVLSSGILGSEVPSACSGMTHLSGHNRLQAWSSCPGPLDSSAFLSSDFLLPEDPKPKLPPTPAGPPLLQYPSSAKGLGLEPCAPPPFPPVAPLPAMLQEEPLFSPRFSFPPVPPAPGVSPPSAPMAFAPTPPLGPGPAPAPFPIDLLPSGYSEPLFGPHFTVPQGTRPRGKPPTQSPRGRRPSPPTLAPATAGGNNPCLAQLLTAAKPEQALEPAHVSSALLRSPGSPQEIVPEFPCTFFPPTPAPTPPRPPPGPATLAPPRPLIVPKAERLSPPAPSGGERRLSGELNSLPGPGTLSVCISSPQRVLSRGHPDNKTETRRITHISAEQKRRFNIKLGFDTLHGLVSTLSTQPNLKMSKATTLQKTAEYIAMLQQERAAKQEEAQQLRDQIEELNAAINLCQQQLPATGVPITHQRFDQMRDMFDDYVRTRTLHNWKFWVFSILIRPLFESFNGMVSTASLQSLRQTSLAWLDQYCSLPALRPTVLNSLRQLSTSTSILTDPDCIPEQATRAVTEGTLGKSL; encoded by the exons ATGGCCACGGCCGGAGCGCTGGCGGGTCTGGTCGCGGGCTTGCAGGGCCCGCGGGTCGTCCCCAGCCCGGATTCGGACTCAGACACAGACTCGGAGGACCCAAGTACCCGGCGCAGCGCAGGCGGGCTACTCCGCTCGCAGGTCATCCACAGCGGTCACTTCATGGTGTCATCGCCGCACAGCGACTCGCTGACCCGGCGGCGCGACCCGGAGGGGCCCCTGGGGCTCGCCGACTTCGGGCCGCGCAGCATCGACCCCACACTCACCCGCCTCTTCGAGTGCATGAGCCTGGCCTACAG TGGCAAGCTGGTTTCTCCCAAGTGGAAGAATTTCAAAGGCCTCAAGCTGCTGTGCCGGGACAAGATCCGCCTCAACAACGCCATCTGGAGGGCCTGGTATATCCAGT ATGTGGAGCGGAGGAAGAGCCCCGTGTGTGGCTTCGTGACCCCCCTGCAGGGGCCTGAGGCTGATGAGCACCGGAAACCGGAG GCCGTCGTCTTGGAGGGGAATTATTGGAAGCGGCGCATCGAGGTGGTGATGCGCGAGTACCATAAGTGGCGCATCTACTACAAGAAGCGG CTCCGTAAGTCCAGCAGGGAAGGGGATCTCCTGACCCCAAAGCAG GTGGAAGGGGGGTGGCAGCCACCGGAGCGATGGTGCGAGCAGCTTTTCACCAGCGTGGTGCCCGTCCTGCTGGCGGGCCCAGAGGAGGAGACCGGTGGGCGGCAGCTTCTGGCTCTCGATTGCTTTCTGTCCGACATCTCCGACACGCTCTTCACCATGACTCAGCCCGGCCCTACACCCCTGCAACTGCCCCCCGAGGATG CCTATGTCGGCAACGCTGACATGATCCAGCCGGACCTGACGCCTCTGCAGCCCAGCCTGGATGACTTCATGGAGATCTCAG ATTTCTTCACCAATTACCGCCCCCCACAGACGCCTACACCTTCAAGCTTCCTGGAGCCCCCCAGCTTCGGCCCCATGGCTGACCCTGTCCTCAGCAGTGGGATCCTGGGCTCGGAGGTGCCCTCTGCCTGCTCGGGCATGACCCACCTCTCGGGACATAACCGCCTGCAG GCTTGGAGCAGCTGCCCTGGCCCTCTGGACTCCAGTGCCTTCCTGAGCTCTGATTTCCTCCTTCCTGAAGACCCCAAGCCCAAGCTCCCACCCACTCCCGCAGGCCCACCCCTCCTCCAATACCCCAGCTCTGCCAAGGGGCTTGgcctggaaccctgtgccccaccccctttccctcccGTGGCTCCGCTGCCTGCTATGCTGCAGGAAGAGCCTCTCTTCTCTCCCAGATTCTCTTTCCCTCCTGTCCCTCCTGCCCCGGGAGTGTCCCCACCATCTGCTCCCATGGCCTTCGCACCCACCCCCCCGCTGGGTCCaggccctgcccccgcccccttccccatAGACCTTCTACCCTCGGGGTATTCGGAGCCCCTGTTCGGGCCTCACTTCACCGTGCCCCAAGGCACTCGGCCCAGAGGCAAGCCCCCTACCCAGTCCCCCAGGGGGCGGAGGCCCAGCCCCCCCACCTTGGCCCCTGCCACTGCCGGGGGCAACAATCCCTGCCTCGCACAGCTGCTCACAGCAG CCAAGCCTGAGCAAGCCCTGGAACCAGCGCATGTGTCCAGCGCCCTCCTCCGGTCCCCAGGGTCCCCG CAGGAGATAGTCCCCGAGTTCCCCTGCACCTTCTTTCCCCCGACCCCGGCCCCTACACCGCCCCGACCACCTCCGGGTCCAGCCACATTggcccctcccaggcccctgATTGTCCCCAAAGCGGAGCGGCTCTCGCCCCCAGCACCCAGCG GTGGTGAGCGGCGGCTGTCCGGGGAGCTCAACTCCCTGCCGGGCCCGGGGACTCTGAGCGTGTGCATCTCTTCCCCTCAACGTGTCCTAAGCCGGGGCCATCCGGACAACAAG ACCGAAACCCGGCGCATCACACACATCTCTGCGGAGCAGAAGCGGCGCTTCAACATCAAGCTGGGGTTTGACACTCTGCACGGGTTGGTGAGCACGCTCAGCACCCAGCCCAACCTCAAG ATGAGCAAAGCCACCACGCTGCAGAAGACGGCCGAGTACATCGCCATGCTGCAGCAGGAGCGAGCCGCCAAGCAGGAGGAGGCCCAGCAGCTCCGGGACCAGATCGAGGAGCTCAATGCCGCCATCAA CCTGTGCCAGCAGCAGCTGCCTGCTACGGGAGTGCCCATCACACACCAGCGGTTCGACCAAATGCGAGACATGTTCGATGACTATGTCCGGACCCGCACGCTGCATAACTGGAAGTTCTGGGTA TTCAGCATCCTCATCCGGCCTCTGTTCGAGTCCTTCAATGGGATGGTGTCTACGGCAAGCCTGCAGAGCCTCCGCCAGACCTCACTGGCCTGGCTGGACCAGTACTGCTCCCTGCCTGCTCTCCGACCAA cTGTTCTGAACTCCCTACGCCAGCTGAGTACATCTACCAGTATCCTGACGGACCCGGACTGTATACCCGAGCAAGCCACACGGGCAGTCACAGAGGGCACCCTTGGCAAATCTTTATAG